One Drechmeria coniospora strain ARSEF 6962 chromosome 01, whole genome shotgun sequence genomic region harbors:
- a CDS encoding CCR4-NOT transcription complex subunit 7, with protein sequence MPPQIRGFTAGPGVGGPFHQPAFPSHGQPQGGPMAGNQYLGANAQMNPFAANGNAFGAGSGLNGGAAGFPDSGFGSQNARMGFAHGPAAALQQPQQHGGQVQHNVLMDHTTMRPQTNKGRIREVWKHNLHDEMAVLRDMVEKYSYIAMDTEFPGVVSRPMGSFRGKSDYHYQCLRTNVDMLKVIQIGITLFNEDGETPPARPASNDQAAMSARRTATPGPFPYSWQFNFKFSLKNDMYNEKSIESLQQAGIDFNVLERDGIEPHDFAALLIPSGLVCFDNIKWISFHGGYDFGYLTKLLICTPLPNDEVDFDHKMKLYFPTTYDVKHLMKHAIRLHNSGLLTPNDPNSTEILQKFEHKSGLENIAETLKVKRIGAAHQAGSDSLLTGKVFFQMRDKIFNGDIPDEHVGKVWGLGIPEMGLVTSSMMAAAGSGNDQQSNGGAPSTPNTGTVGLATTPAAQSHNTNGLSSMGPMTPGGGGGVFGSFAFGGNSR encoded by the exons ATGCCGCCGCAGATACGCGGCTTCACCGCCGGGCCCGGCGTCGGAGGCCCCTTTCACCAGCCTGCCTTCCCTTCCCACGGCCAACCGCAGGGCGGGCCGATGGCCGGCAACCAGTACCTCGGTGCCAACGCGCAAATGAACCCCTTTGCTGCTAACGGCAATGCCTTTGGCGCCGGCTCAGGCCTCAACGGCGGTGCCGCAGGCTTCCCCGACTCGGGATTCGGCAGCCAGAACGCGCGGATGGGGTTTGCTCACGGTCCAGCTGCCGCgctgcagcagccgcagcagcacggAGGGCAGGTGCAGCACAACGTCCTCATGGACCATACTACGATGAGGCCGCAGACCAACAAGGGGAGGATACGAGAGGTGTGGAAGCACAATCTCCACGATGAGATGGCTGTGCTGCGGGACATGGTGGAGAAGTACTCTTACATCGCTATG GACACCGAATTCCCAGGAGTCGTATCAAGACCGATGGGATCATTCCGGGGCAAGAGCGATTATCACTACCAATGTCTCCGCACCAATGTAGACATGCTCAAGGTCATCCAGATTGGCATAACGCTGTTTAACGAGGATGGGGAGACACCTCCCGcccggccggcgtcgaaTGACCAGGCGGCCATGTCGGCAAGGCGGACCGCCACTCCGGGACCGTTCCCTTACTCATGGCAGTTCAACTTCAAGTTTTCCCTCAAGAACGACATGTACAACGAAAAATCCATCGAATCGCTTCAGCAAGCCGGCATCGACTTCAACGTCCTTGAGCGGGATGGCATTGAACCCCACGACTTTGCCGCGCTGCTGATTCCCTCCGGCCTCGTCTGCTTCGACAACATCAAGTGGATATCATTCCACGGCGGTTACGACTTCGGTTACCTCACCAAGCTGCTCATATGCACGCCTCTGCCgaacgacgaggtcgacttTGACCATAAGATGAAGCTGTACTTCCCTACAACCTACGATGTCAAGCACCTCATGAAGCACGCCATTCGCCTCCACAACTCTGGCCTCCTCACTCCCAACGACCCGAACAGCACCGAGATCCTGCAAAAGTTTGAGCACAAGTCCGGCCTCGAAAATATCGCGGAAACGCTCAAGGTGAAGCGCATCGGGGCCGCACACCAGGCCGGATCCGACTCTCTCCTGACCGGCAAGGTCTTCTTCCAGATGCGCGACAAGATCTTCAACGGCGACATCCCtgacgagcacgtcggcaAGGTCTGGGGCCTCGGCATTCCCGAGATGGGCCTCGTCACATCCTCCatgatggccgccgccgggagcGGCAACGACCAACAGTCCAACGGCGGCGCGCCGAGCACCCCCAACACTggcaccgtcggcctcgccaccaCGCCGGCTGCGCAGAGCCACAACACCAATGGCTTGTCCAGCATGGGTCCCATGAcgcctggcggcggcggcggcgtcttcGGCAGCTTCGCCTTTGGGGGCAACAGCAGATAG
- a CDS encoding nadh-ubiquinone oxidoreductase b12 yields the protein MFATRVLRAARGPKASITGFNMRAFKEAAGQPRYDPWEQAEAWRYTGTFSRWKRFNSTLPGLGIASVAFAGYCAYEHFFMEDEHHHGEEHH from the exons ATGTTTGCCACAAG AGTATTGCGAGCGGCCCGCGGGCCCAAGGCCAGCATCACCGGCTTCAACATGCGGGCGTTCAAagaggccgccggccagccgcGATATGACCCCTGGGAGCAAGC GGAGGCGTGGCGATACACGGGCACCTTTAGCCGATGGAAACGATTCAACAGCACCCTTCCCGGCCTCGGCATTGCCTCGGTCGCCTTCGCAGGATACTGCGCGTACGAGCACTTTTTTATGGAGGACGAGCACCACCACGGCGAGGAGCACCACTGA